A single genomic interval of Methanobacterium alcaliphilum harbors:
- a CDS encoding GNAT family N-acetyltransferase, with protein sequence MTDLKKNITYVTTKDIDLIEPLWGKIKIHHQNISQHFSDKYKKTSFINRRKELLDKTSINIDLAKDMDMDSYIGYCISSISQDIGEIDSIFVEKKYRSQGIGQKLMERALNWMRENGSDDIKIVVAVGNEELLPFYKNFGFFPRHMVLENKNTP encoded by the coding sequence ATGACTGATTTAAAAAAAAATATTACCTACGTAACTACCAAAGATATAGATCTTATTGAACCCCTGTGGGGAAAAATAAAGATTCACCATCAAAATATCTCACAACACTTTTCAGATAAATATAAAAAAACAAGTTTTATTAATAGGAGGAAAGAATTACTTGATAAAACTTCTATAAATATTGATCTGGCCAAAGATATGGATATGGATTCATATATTGGATATTGTATTAGCTCTATTTCACAAGATATTGGAGAAATTGATTCTATTTTTGTGGAAAAAAAGTACAGATCCCAAGGTATTGGTCAAAAGCTAATGGAAAGAGCACTGAATTGGATGCGAGAAAACGGTTCAGATGACATTAAAATAGTTGTTGCAGTAGGTAATGAAGAATTACTTCCTTTCTATAAAAATTTTGGTTTTTTCCCCAGGCATATGGTATTGGAGAATAAAAATACTCCTTAA
- a CDS encoding prenyltransferase/squalene oxidase repeat-containing protein, whose amino-acid sequence MTEEWLNQLDYDPLDVLINSTNPSIQYLSRRDFLKEKVGPIDTIWDLPEPGKILRRQQGDGSWKYPGANKKLRSQENYNQLETFRQLGELIEKYEFNKNHKVVQKAADYFFSCQTDEGDFRGIYGSQYATTYHSAIMELLIKAGYVKDPRIEKGFQWLLSQRQNDGGWTIPFRTLKIKYSDALKLSSPLQSDPMKPFSHLITGMVIRAFAVHPHYSQSKEAHHAGKLLMSRFFLRDKYPDRQDKKYWESVSFPFWFTNIVTALDSLYYLGFKKEEAPINNALQWLVKQQNEEGVFDLKLLMIRDKDLKYWVTLAICRILKGYYG is encoded by the coding sequence ATGACTGAAGAATGGTTAAATCAATTAGATTATGATCCATTAGATGTTTTAATTAATTCCACTAACCCCAGTATACAATATTTAAGTAGAAGGGACTTTTTAAAAGAAAAAGTGGGCCCCATAGATACTATTTGGGATCTTCCAGAGCCTGGAAAAATTTTACGCAGACAACAAGGCGATGGCTCCTGGAAATATCCAGGGGCAAATAAAAAATTACGCTCTCAAGAAAATTATAATCAATTAGAAACTTTTAGACAATTAGGAGAGCTTATAGAAAAATATGAGTTTAATAAAAATCATAAAGTGGTTCAAAAAGCAGCAGATTATTTCTTCAGTTGTCAGACAGATGAAGGGGATTTTAGAGGAATCTACGGATCCCAATACGCCACTACTTATCATTCTGCCATAATGGAGCTTTTAATAAAAGCAGGATATGTTAAAGATCCCCGTATTGAAAAAGGATTTCAGTGGCTGCTTTCCCAAAGACAAAATGATGGTGGATGGACTATTCCATTTAGAACCTTGAAAATTAAGTATTCTGATGCCTTAAAACTGTCAAGTCCTCTCCAGAGCGACCCAATGAAACCATTCTCCCATTTAATTACGGGAATGGTTATTCGAGCATTTGCAGTACATCCTCACTACTCTCAATCAAAAGAAGCCCATCATGCTGGAAAATTACTTATGAGTCGTTTCTTCCTGCGAGATAAATATCCTGATAGACAAGACAAAAAATACTGGGAAAGCGTTTCTTTTCCATTTTGGTTTACAAATATTGTCACGGCTCTGGATTCATTATATTATTTAGGATTTAAAAAAGAAGAAGCACCTATAAATAATGCTCTGCAATGGTTGGTTAAACAACAAAATGAAGAGGGAGTATTCGACTTAAAACTTTTGATGATTCGCGATAAAGATCTTAAATACTGGGTTACATTAGCCATATGTCGAATCTTAAAAGGATATTATGGATAA
- a CDS encoding nicotinate phosphoribosyltransferase has translation MFHIAPEKEILDGKITDVYFERTVQILKEKNIDCEVKAEFIAKSLPDEWSWAVFAGLEEVLYLLKDLPIKVRAMNEGTVFYPREVVLEIEGNYQDFCIFETAILGMICQATGIATKAARFKKLADERLVMSFGARRMHPAIAPMIERNAYIGGCDGVSVVKSGELVGEDPLGTIPHALVLCIGSTLESIKAFDEIIDPRVNRVALIDTFNDEKFEALNVAQNLGDRLYGIRFDTPSSRRGDFKAILEETRWELDLRGFKEVKFIVSGGIQEADLEELNELVDAYGIGTSISNAPVVDFSMDIVEINGTPISKRGKFSGPKNVLKCEDCQGHLIVPLKKEISNCSCGGKYKKLVNLMIENNQIVQKITPVDEIKRYVLDQIKKL, from the coding sequence ATGTTCCATATAGCCCCAGAAAAAGAAATTTTAGATGGTAAAATTACTGATGTGTATTTTGAGCGTACCGTCCAAATACTAAAAGAAAAAAATATTGATTGTGAAGTCAAAGCCGAATTTATAGCCAAATCCCTTCCCGATGAATGGTCCTGGGCTGTTTTTGCCGGATTAGAAGAAGTTTTATATTTACTTAAAGACTTACCCATTAAAGTAAGGGCTATGAACGAAGGCACAGTTTTTTATCCCAGAGAAGTGGTGCTGGAAATAGAAGGGAATTATCAGGACTTTTGCATTTTTGAAACTGCTATTTTAGGCATGATTTGTCAGGCCACAGGTATTGCCACAAAAGCCGCACGATTCAAAAAGTTGGCAGATGAACGATTGGTAATGAGTTTTGGTGCCCGCAGAATGCACCCTGCCATAGCACCTATGATAGAGAGAAATGCTTATATCGGAGGATGTGACGGCGTATCTGTTGTTAAAAGTGGTGAACTGGTCGGTGAAGATCCCCTGGGAACTATCCCCCATGCACTGGTACTTTGCATAGGATCTACACTAGAATCAATTAAGGCCTTTGATGAAATCATAGACCCTCGTGTAAATAGAGTGGCCCTAATTGACACATTTAATGATGAAAAATTTGAAGCACTGAACGTGGCTCAAAACTTGGGAGATAGGCTTTACGGAATACGATTTGATACCCCTTCTTCAAGAAGAGGTGATTTTAAAGCTATACTCGAAGAAACACGATGGGAACTAGATTTAAGAGGTTTTAAAGAAGTAAAATTTATTGTTAGTGGAGGCATACAGGAAGCGGACTTAGAAGAATTAAATGAGCTAGTGGATGCCTATGGAATTGGAACTTCTATTAGTAATGCCCCAGTAGTGGATTTTTCTATGGATATTGTGGAAATAAATGGCACGCCCATATCCAAAAGAGGCAAGTTTTCAGGGCCTAAAAATGTATTAAAATGTGAAGATTGTCAGGGCCATCTGATTGTACCTCTTAAAAAAGAGATATCTAACTGCTCCTGCGGTGGAAAATACAAAAAATTAGTTAATCTAATGATAGAAAATAATCAGATCGTGCAAAAAATAACCCCTGTGGATGAAATTAAAAGATACGTACTTGATCAAATAAAAAAACTGTGA
- a CDS encoding 4Fe-4S double cluster binding domain-containing protein: protein MNLYEEIKEIAEGDGVEFIGVADLSPAKSFIQEYAQHLLDEYPKAITLGIRLLDDVVDQLPNRKERFAAVNYMNTYEVTNQRLDLLSYKISDLLQKKGFKVLPIPASERCDDEKIAAVFSHKLAAHLAGIGWIGKSCLLISPEAGPRARWITVLTNAPLDSTGTPMENSCGDCNRCVDICPVNAFSGKEFNAKEPREVRYDAYKCEKYFEELESAGQMPVCGLCINVCPHGKKGK, encoded by the coding sequence ATGAACCTTTATGAAGAAATAAAAGAAATAGCTGAAGGAGATGGTGTTGAGTTTATAGGAGTGGCAGATTTAAGCCCTGCTAAATCATTTATTCAAGAATATGCTCAGCATTTACTGGATGAATACCCAAAAGCTATCACTTTAGGCATAAGATTATTAGATGATGTGGTAGATCAATTACCTAACCGGAAAGAACGATTTGCTGCTGTTAATTACATGAATACATATGAAGTGACCAATCAGCGTCTAGACTTATTATCTTATAAAATCAGTGATTTGTTGCAGAAAAAAGGATTTAAAGTCTTACCCATACCTGCTTCAGAGCGATGCGACGATGAAAAGATTGCTGCCGTATTTTCTCATAAATTAGCCGCCCATCTAGCTGGTATTGGATGGATTGGAAAAAGTTGTCTGTTGATAAGTCCTGAAGCAGGACCCAGAGCAAGATGGATAACTGTCTTAACCAATGCCCCCCTGGATAGTACAGGGACCCCCATGGAAAATTCTTGTGGAGATTGTAATAGATGCGTGGACATTTGCCCTGTTAATGCATTCAGTGGAAAGGAATTTAATGCAAAAGAACCCAGAGAAGTAAGATATGATGCATATAAATGTGAAAAATATTTTGAAGAATTAGAAAGCGCAGGGCAAATGCCTGTTTGTGGTCTTTGCATTAATGTTTGCCCACACGGCAAAAAAGGTAAATGA
- a CDS encoding class I SAM-dependent methyltransferase: MDNRAKKELIKEKFSAGANIYDKFRASIIPNLDDLYCVLVELAQSEKNSPKILDLGAGTGLLTKYLLGKYPDAQFQLIDLSEEMLNIARDRFKDFENFEYISADYVKQPFNDSFDIVVSSLSIHHLKHTEKQLLNQKIFKHLNSGGIFINADQITGPCPFSEETYQKNWFNKIDESELDDEYKEPAIERMKFDNPATLDENLKWLKEAGFEDIDVYYKYYNFVVLFGRKK, from the coding sequence ATGGATAATCGAGCCAAAAAAGAATTAATAAAAGAAAAATTCAGTGCTGGTGCAAACATTTATGATAAATTCCGTGCATCTATTATTCCTAACTTAGATGATTTGTATTGCGTACTTGTAGAATTAGCTCAAAGTGAAAAAAACAGCCCTAAAATATTAGATTTAGGTGCAGGGACTGGTCTTTTAACTAAATACTTATTAGGGAAATATCCTGATGCTCAATTCCAGTTAATCGATTTATCTGAAGAAATGTTAAATATCGCCAGAGATAGATTCAAAGACTTTGAAAACTTTGAATATATTTCCGCAGATTATGTGAAACAACCATTTAATGATTCATTTGATATAGTGGTCTCCTCTTTATCCATCCATCATTTAAAACATACAGAAAAGCAATTATTAAATCAGAAGATATTTAAACATCTTAATTCAGGTGGTATCTTTATAAATGCAGATCAAATTACCGGTCCATGCCCATTTAGTGAAGAAACATACCAAAAAAATTGGTTTAATAAAATTGATGAAAGTGAACTTGATGATGAATACAAAGAACCAGCCATTGAAAGAATGAAATTTGACAATCCCGCTACCTTAGATGAAAACTTAAAATGGTTAAAAGAGGCAGGTTTCGAGGATATAGATGTTTATTATAAATATTATAATTTTGTTGTGCTTTTTGGGCGTAAAAAATAA